The following proteins are co-located in the Solenopsis invicta isolate M01_SB chromosome 7, UNIL_Sinv_3.0, whole genome shotgun sequence genome:
- the LOC105199795 gene encoding dynamin-1-like protein isoform X2, with product MEALIPVINKLQDVFNTVGATVLQLPQIVVLGTQSSGKSSVIESLVGRSFLPRGTGIVTRRPLILQLVYTPKDDREHRNAENGTLNLEEWGMFLHTKNKIYKDFNDIRMEIEAETDRMAGGNKGICPEPINLKIYSTSVVNLTLIDLPGITKVPVGDQPEDIEAQIRELVLKYICSPNSIILAVVTANTDMATSESLKLSKDVDPDGRRTLAVVTKLDLMDAGTDAIDILCGRVIPVKLGIIGVVNRSQQDIMNNKSIQEALKDEATFLQRKYPTLANRNGTPYLAKTLNRLLMQHIRDCLPELKNRVNTMIAQYQTLLNSYGGDVEDKSQTLLQIITKFANSYCCTIEGTARNIETTELCGGARICYIFHETFGKTLDSINPLADLSKVDILTAIRNATGPRPALFVPEVSFELLVKRQIRKLEDPSLRCVELVHEEMQSIIQHCGTEVQQEMLRFPKLHERIVDVVTQLLRRRLPHTNAMVENLVAIELAYINTKHPDFHKDAAFVSSLLKDADVDHLKHNKRLTSASSTIITNDTGVYSNFAKEFSENSRFFQEFYSKFQTKEQQGQQNHWLLSNLLLQGRTDSTSSADGSPVRMRENNTHPAIELQKASPQQKPVNLLPAVPIQTSRKLSDREQRDCDIIERLIRSYFYIVRKSIQDSVPKAVMHFLVNYVKDNLQSELVTHLYKSDQAEALLIESEHIAVRRKETADMLKALTQAGHIISEIRETHMW from the exons ATGGAAGCCCTGATACCTGTAATAAATAAGCTGCAGGACGTGTTCAACACTGTCGGCGCTACCGTGCTGCAGCTGCCACAGATCGTCGTGCTGGGCACGCAG AGTTCGGGAAAGTCATCTGTAATAGAAAGCTTAGTGGGTCGTTCTTTTCTGCCACGAGGGACTGGTATTGTTACACGACGTCCATTAATACTGCAACTTGTATATACACCGAAAGATGATCGAGAGCACAGAAACGCGGAAAATGGCACCCTGAACTTGGAGGAATGGGGAATGTTTTTGCACACAAAGAATAAGATTTACAAGGACTTCAACGATATTCGTATGGAGATCGAGGCTGAAACTGACAGAATGGCTGGAGGGAACAAAGGGATTTGTCCAGAACCAATTAACCTTAAGATATATTCAACATCTGTTGTTAATCTAACACTCATAGACTTACCTGGTATCACAAAAGTGCCAGTGGGTGATCAGCCGGAGGATATTGAGGCTCAGATACGTGAGCTTGTATTGAAGTACATATGTAGTCCTAACTCAATAATCTTAGCAGTTGTCACTGCCAATACCGACATGGCTACAAGTGAGAGTTTGAAGCTTAGTAAGGACGTCGATCCAGACGGCAGACGAACATTGGCAGTTGTTACAAAATTGGATCTTATGGATGCTg gAACTGATGCCATAGATATTCTATGTGGCAGAGTTATCCCAGTAAAACTGGGTATTATAGGTGTAGTTAATCGTTCTCAACAAGATATAATGAATAACAAAAGTATTCAGGAAGCATTGAAGGATGAGGCCACATTCTTGCAACGTAAATATCCAACATTGGCTAACAGAAACGGCACTCCTTACTTAGCAAAAACGCTTAATCGTTTACTTATGCAACATATTAGGGATTGTTTGCCGGAGTTGAag AACAGAGTGAATACGATGATAGCGCAGTATCAAACCCTGCTCAATTCCTATGGCGGCGATGTCGAGGACAAAAGTCAAACCTTGCTGCAGATCATCACAAAATTTGCGAACAGCTATTGTTGTACGATAGAAGGGACAGCGAGAAACATAGAAACTACTGAACTATGCGGTGGCGCTCGCATTTGCTACATATTTCATGAGACATTTGGCAAAACGCTCGATTCGATTAATCCACTGGCGGACCTTAGTAAAGTGGATATATTGACCGCTATACGCAATGCAACTGGTCCGAGACCAGCTCTCTTTGTACCGGAAGTTTCCTTTGAACTACTAGTTAAACGGCAAATACGAAAGTTGGAAGATCCTTCGTTACGGTGTGTTGAACTCGTGCATGAAGAAATGCAAAGTATAATACAACATTGTGGTACTGAAGTGCAACAAGAAATGCTGCGTTTCCCTAAACTGCATGAACGTATCGTCGATGTTGTTACACAATTGCTACGTAGACGACTCCCACATACTAATGCAATG gtAGAAAACTTGGTTGCGATAGAATTGGCATACATTAACACTAAGCATCCTGACTTTCACAAGGATGCAGCATTTGTGTCGTCTTTATTGAAGGATGCTGATGTAGATCATCTGAAGCACAACAAACGGTTAACTTCAGCATCCAGCACTATAATTACTAATGACACA GGTGTGTACtcaaattttgcaaaagaaTTCTCTGAAAATTCCCGGTttttccaggaattttattcaaaatttcag ACTAAGGAACAACAAGGACAGCAAAATCACTGGCTGCTAAGTAATTTGCTACTCCAAGGAAGAACAGATTCTACTAGTTCCGCGGATGGCTCTCCGGTCAGAATGCGTGAAAACAATACACATCCAGCGATCGAACTACAGAAAGCATCCCCGCAACAAAAACCAGTAAATCTGCTTCCTGCTGTACCAATACAAACGTCACGAAAACTTAGCGATCGCGAGCAACGGGATTGTGATATTATCG AAAGACTCATAaggtcatatttttatattgtacgaAAGTCCATTCAGGATAGTGTACCAAAGGCTGTTATGCATTTCCTAGTCAACTACGTGAAAGATAATTTACAAAGCGAGCTTGTCACACATTTGTACAAATCGGATCAGGCTGAGGCCTTGTTGATTGAGAGCGAACACATTGCTGTTAGGCGCAAAGAAACAGCGGACATGCTTAAG GCATTGACTCAAGCGGGTCACATCATTAGTGAAATTAGAGAGACGCATATGTGGTAA
- the LOC105199795 gene encoding dynamin-1-like protein isoform X1, translating to MEALIPVINKLQDVFNTVGATVLQLPQIVVLGTQSSGKSSVIESLVGRSFLPRGTGIVTRRPLILQLVYTPKDDREHRNAENGTLNLEEWGMFLHTKNKIYKDFNDIRMEIEAETDRMAGGNKGICPEPINLKIYSTSVVNLTLIDLPGITKVPVGDQPEDIEAQIRELVLKYICSPNSIILAVVTANTDMATSESLKLSKDVDPDGRRTLAVVTKLDLMDAGTDAIDILCGRVIPVKLGIIGVVNRSQQDIMNNKSIQEALKDEATFLQRKYPTLANRNGTPYLAKTLNRLLMQHIRDCLPELKNRVNTMIAQYQTLLNSYGGDVEDKSQTLLQIITKFANSYCCTIEGTARNIETTELCGGARICYIFHETFGKTLDSINPLADLSKVDILTAIRNATGPRPALFVPEVSFELLVKRQIRKLEDPSLRCVELVHEEMQSIIQHCGTEVQQEMLRFPKLHERIVDVVTQLLRRRLPHTNAMVENLVAIELAYINTKHPDFHKDAAFVSSLLKDADVDHLKHNKRLTSASSTIITNDTGVYSNFAKEFSENSRFFQEFYSKFQSVKSVNNQDEMNSVSNQTKEQQGQQNHWLLSNLLLQGRTDSTSSADGSPVRMRENNTHPAIELQKASPQQKPVNLLPAVPIQTSRKLSDREQRDCDIIERLIRSYFYIVRKSIQDSVPKAVMHFLVNYVKDNLQSELVTHLYKSDQAEALLIESEHIAVRRKETADMLKALTQAGHIISEIRETHMW from the exons ATGGAAGCCCTGATACCTGTAATAAATAAGCTGCAGGACGTGTTCAACACTGTCGGCGCTACCGTGCTGCAGCTGCCACAGATCGTCGTGCTGGGCACGCAG AGTTCGGGAAAGTCATCTGTAATAGAAAGCTTAGTGGGTCGTTCTTTTCTGCCACGAGGGACTGGTATTGTTACACGACGTCCATTAATACTGCAACTTGTATATACACCGAAAGATGATCGAGAGCACAGAAACGCGGAAAATGGCACCCTGAACTTGGAGGAATGGGGAATGTTTTTGCACACAAAGAATAAGATTTACAAGGACTTCAACGATATTCGTATGGAGATCGAGGCTGAAACTGACAGAATGGCTGGAGGGAACAAAGGGATTTGTCCAGAACCAATTAACCTTAAGATATATTCAACATCTGTTGTTAATCTAACACTCATAGACTTACCTGGTATCACAAAAGTGCCAGTGGGTGATCAGCCGGAGGATATTGAGGCTCAGATACGTGAGCTTGTATTGAAGTACATATGTAGTCCTAACTCAATAATCTTAGCAGTTGTCACTGCCAATACCGACATGGCTACAAGTGAGAGTTTGAAGCTTAGTAAGGACGTCGATCCAGACGGCAGACGAACATTGGCAGTTGTTACAAAATTGGATCTTATGGATGCTg gAACTGATGCCATAGATATTCTATGTGGCAGAGTTATCCCAGTAAAACTGGGTATTATAGGTGTAGTTAATCGTTCTCAACAAGATATAATGAATAACAAAAGTATTCAGGAAGCATTGAAGGATGAGGCCACATTCTTGCAACGTAAATATCCAACATTGGCTAACAGAAACGGCACTCCTTACTTAGCAAAAACGCTTAATCGTTTACTTATGCAACATATTAGGGATTGTTTGCCGGAGTTGAag AACAGAGTGAATACGATGATAGCGCAGTATCAAACCCTGCTCAATTCCTATGGCGGCGATGTCGAGGACAAAAGTCAAACCTTGCTGCAGATCATCACAAAATTTGCGAACAGCTATTGTTGTACGATAGAAGGGACAGCGAGAAACATAGAAACTACTGAACTATGCGGTGGCGCTCGCATTTGCTACATATTTCATGAGACATTTGGCAAAACGCTCGATTCGATTAATCCACTGGCGGACCTTAGTAAAGTGGATATATTGACCGCTATACGCAATGCAACTGGTCCGAGACCAGCTCTCTTTGTACCGGAAGTTTCCTTTGAACTACTAGTTAAACGGCAAATACGAAAGTTGGAAGATCCTTCGTTACGGTGTGTTGAACTCGTGCATGAAGAAATGCAAAGTATAATACAACATTGTGGTACTGAAGTGCAACAAGAAATGCTGCGTTTCCCTAAACTGCATGAACGTATCGTCGATGTTGTTACACAATTGCTACGTAGACGACTCCCACATACTAATGCAATG gtAGAAAACTTGGTTGCGATAGAATTGGCATACATTAACACTAAGCATCCTGACTTTCACAAGGATGCAGCATTTGTGTCGTCTTTATTGAAGGATGCTGATGTAGATCATCTGAAGCACAACAAACGGTTAACTTCAGCATCCAGCACTATAATTACTAATGACACA GGTGTGTACtcaaattttgcaaaagaaTTCTCTGAAAATTCCCGGTttttccaggaattttattcaaaatttcag AGTGTAAAATCAGTCAATAATCAAGACGAGATGAACTCTGTTTCCAATCAGACTAAGGAACAACAAGGACAGCAAAATCACTGGCTGCTAAGTAATTTGCTACTCCAAGGAAGAACAGATTCTACTAGTTCCGCGGATGGCTCTCCGGTCAGAATGCGTGAAAACAATACACATCCAGCGATCGAACTACAGAAAGCATCCCCGCAACAAAAACCAGTAAATCTGCTTCCTGCTGTACCAATACAAACGTCACGAAAACTTAGCGATCGCGAGCAACGGGATTGTGATATTATCG AAAGACTCATAaggtcatatttttatattgtacgaAAGTCCATTCAGGATAGTGTACCAAAGGCTGTTATGCATTTCCTAGTCAACTACGTGAAAGATAATTTACAAAGCGAGCTTGTCACACATTTGTACAAATCGGATCAGGCTGAGGCCTTGTTGATTGAGAGCGAACACATTGCTGTTAGGCGCAAAGAAACAGCGGACATGCTTAAG GCATTGACTCAAGCGGGTCACATCATTAGTGAAATTAGAGAGACGCATATGTGGTAA
- the LOC105199795 gene encoding dynamin-1-like protein isoform X3: MEALIPVINKLQDVFNTVGATVLQLPQIVVLGTQSSGKSSVIESLVGRSFLPRGTGIVTRRPLILQLVYTPKDDREHRNAENGTLNLEEWGMFLHTKNKIYKDFNDIRMEIEAETDRMAGGNKGICPEPINLKIYSTSVVNLTLIDLPGITKVPVGDQPEDIEAQIRELVLKYICSPNSIILAVVTANTDMATSESLKLSKDVDPDGRRTLAVVTKLDLMDAGTDAIDILCGRVIPVKLGIIGVVNRSQQDIMNNKSIQEALKDEATFLQRKYPTLANRNGTPYLAKTLNRLLMQHIRDCLPELKNRVNTMIAQYQTLLNSYGGDVEDKSQTLLQIITKFANSYCCTIEGTARNIETTELCGGARICYIFHETFGKTLDSINPLADLSKVDILTAIRNATGPRPALFVPEVSFELLVKRQIRKLEDPSLRCVELVHEEMQSIIQHCGTEVQQEMLRFPKLHERIVDVVTQLLRRRLPHTNAMVENLVAIELAYINTKHPDFHKDAAFVSSLLKDADVDHLKHNKRLTSASSTIITNDTSVKSVNNQDEMNSVSNQTKEQQGQQNHWLLSNLLLQGRTDSTSSADGSPVRMRENNTHPAIELQKASPQQKPVNLLPAVPIQTSRKLSDREQRDCDIIERLIRSYFYIVRKSIQDSVPKAVMHFLVNYVKDNLQSELVTHLYKSDQAEALLIESEHIAVRRKETADMLKALTQAGHIISEIRETHMW; the protein is encoded by the exons ATGGAAGCCCTGATACCTGTAATAAATAAGCTGCAGGACGTGTTCAACACTGTCGGCGCTACCGTGCTGCAGCTGCCACAGATCGTCGTGCTGGGCACGCAG AGTTCGGGAAAGTCATCTGTAATAGAAAGCTTAGTGGGTCGTTCTTTTCTGCCACGAGGGACTGGTATTGTTACACGACGTCCATTAATACTGCAACTTGTATATACACCGAAAGATGATCGAGAGCACAGAAACGCGGAAAATGGCACCCTGAACTTGGAGGAATGGGGAATGTTTTTGCACACAAAGAATAAGATTTACAAGGACTTCAACGATATTCGTATGGAGATCGAGGCTGAAACTGACAGAATGGCTGGAGGGAACAAAGGGATTTGTCCAGAACCAATTAACCTTAAGATATATTCAACATCTGTTGTTAATCTAACACTCATAGACTTACCTGGTATCACAAAAGTGCCAGTGGGTGATCAGCCGGAGGATATTGAGGCTCAGATACGTGAGCTTGTATTGAAGTACATATGTAGTCCTAACTCAATAATCTTAGCAGTTGTCACTGCCAATACCGACATGGCTACAAGTGAGAGTTTGAAGCTTAGTAAGGACGTCGATCCAGACGGCAGACGAACATTGGCAGTTGTTACAAAATTGGATCTTATGGATGCTg gAACTGATGCCATAGATATTCTATGTGGCAGAGTTATCCCAGTAAAACTGGGTATTATAGGTGTAGTTAATCGTTCTCAACAAGATATAATGAATAACAAAAGTATTCAGGAAGCATTGAAGGATGAGGCCACATTCTTGCAACGTAAATATCCAACATTGGCTAACAGAAACGGCACTCCTTACTTAGCAAAAACGCTTAATCGTTTACTTATGCAACATATTAGGGATTGTTTGCCGGAGTTGAag AACAGAGTGAATACGATGATAGCGCAGTATCAAACCCTGCTCAATTCCTATGGCGGCGATGTCGAGGACAAAAGTCAAACCTTGCTGCAGATCATCACAAAATTTGCGAACAGCTATTGTTGTACGATAGAAGGGACAGCGAGAAACATAGAAACTACTGAACTATGCGGTGGCGCTCGCATTTGCTACATATTTCATGAGACATTTGGCAAAACGCTCGATTCGATTAATCCACTGGCGGACCTTAGTAAAGTGGATATATTGACCGCTATACGCAATGCAACTGGTCCGAGACCAGCTCTCTTTGTACCGGAAGTTTCCTTTGAACTACTAGTTAAACGGCAAATACGAAAGTTGGAAGATCCTTCGTTACGGTGTGTTGAACTCGTGCATGAAGAAATGCAAAGTATAATACAACATTGTGGTACTGAAGTGCAACAAGAAATGCTGCGTTTCCCTAAACTGCATGAACGTATCGTCGATGTTGTTACACAATTGCTACGTAGACGACTCCCACATACTAATGCAATG gtAGAAAACTTGGTTGCGATAGAATTGGCATACATTAACACTAAGCATCCTGACTTTCACAAGGATGCAGCATTTGTGTCGTCTTTATTGAAGGATGCTGATGTAGATCATCTGAAGCACAACAAACGGTTAACTTCAGCATCCAGCACTATAATTACTAATGACACA AGTGTAAAATCAGTCAATAATCAAGACGAGATGAACTCTGTTTCCAATCAGACTAAGGAACAACAAGGACAGCAAAATCACTGGCTGCTAAGTAATTTGCTACTCCAAGGAAGAACAGATTCTACTAGTTCCGCGGATGGCTCTCCGGTCAGAATGCGTGAAAACAATACACATCCAGCGATCGAACTACAGAAAGCATCCCCGCAACAAAAACCAGTAAATCTGCTTCCTGCTGTACCAATACAAACGTCACGAAAACTTAGCGATCGCGAGCAACGGGATTGTGATATTATCG AAAGACTCATAaggtcatatttttatattgtacgaAAGTCCATTCAGGATAGTGTACCAAAGGCTGTTATGCATTTCCTAGTCAACTACGTGAAAGATAATTTACAAAGCGAGCTTGTCACACATTTGTACAAATCGGATCAGGCTGAGGCCTTGTTGATTGAGAGCGAACACATTGCTGTTAGGCGCAAAGAAACAGCGGACATGCTTAAG GCATTGACTCAAGCGGGTCACATCATTAGTGAAATTAGAGAGACGCATATGTGGTAA
- the LOC105199795 gene encoding dynamin-1-like protein isoform X4 — MEALIPVINKLQDVFNTVGATVLQLPQIVVLGTQSSGKSSVIESLVGRSFLPRGTGIVTRRPLILQLVYTPKDDREHRNAENGTLNLEEWGMFLHTKNKIYKDFNDIRMEIEAETDRMAGGNKGICPEPINLKIYSTSVVNLTLIDLPGITKVPVGDQPEDIEAQIRELVLKYICSPNSIILAVVTANTDMATSESLKLSKDVDPDGRRTLAVVTKLDLMDAGTDAIDILCGRVIPVKLGIIGVVNRSQQDIMNNKSIQEALKDEATFLQRKYPTLANRNGTPYLAKTLNRLLMQHIRDCLPELKNRVNTMIAQYQTLLNSYGGDVEDKSQTLLQIITKFANSYCCTIEGTARNIETTELCGGARICYIFHETFGKTLDSINPLADLSKVDILTAIRNATGPRPALFVPEVSFELLVKRQIRKLEDPSLRCVELVHEEMQSIIQHCGTEVQQEMLRFPKLHERIVDVVTQLLRRRLPHTNAMVENLVAIELAYINTKHPDFHKDAAFVSSLLKDADVDHLKHNKRLTSASSTIITNDTTKEQQGQQNHWLLSNLLLQGRTDSTSSADGSPVRMRENNTHPAIELQKASPQQKPVNLLPAVPIQTSRKLSDREQRDCDIIERLIRSYFYIVRKSIQDSVPKAVMHFLVNYVKDNLQSELVTHLYKSDQAEALLIESEHIAVRRKETADMLKALTQAGHIISEIRETHMW, encoded by the exons ATGGAAGCCCTGATACCTGTAATAAATAAGCTGCAGGACGTGTTCAACACTGTCGGCGCTACCGTGCTGCAGCTGCCACAGATCGTCGTGCTGGGCACGCAG AGTTCGGGAAAGTCATCTGTAATAGAAAGCTTAGTGGGTCGTTCTTTTCTGCCACGAGGGACTGGTATTGTTACACGACGTCCATTAATACTGCAACTTGTATATACACCGAAAGATGATCGAGAGCACAGAAACGCGGAAAATGGCACCCTGAACTTGGAGGAATGGGGAATGTTTTTGCACACAAAGAATAAGATTTACAAGGACTTCAACGATATTCGTATGGAGATCGAGGCTGAAACTGACAGAATGGCTGGAGGGAACAAAGGGATTTGTCCAGAACCAATTAACCTTAAGATATATTCAACATCTGTTGTTAATCTAACACTCATAGACTTACCTGGTATCACAAAAGTGCCAGTGGGTGATCAGCCGGAGGATATTGAGGCTCAGATACGTGAGCTTGTATTGAAGTACATATGTAGTCCTAACTCAATAATCTTAGCAGTTGTCACTGCCAATACCGACATGGCTACAAGTGAGAGTTTGAAGCTTAGTAAGGACGTCGATCCAGACGGCAGACGAACATTGGCAGTTGTTACAAAATTGGATCTTATGGATGCTg gAACTGATGCCATAGATATTCTATGTGGCAGAGTTATCCCAGTAAAACTGGGTATTATAGGTGTAGTTAATCGTTCTCAACAAGATATAATGAATAACAAAAGTATTCAGGAAGCATTGAAGGATGAGGCCACATTCTTGCAACGTAAATATCCAACATTGGCTAACAGAAACGGCACTCCTTACTTAGCAAAAACGCTTAATCGTTTACTTATGCAACATATTAGGGATTGTTTGCCGGAGTTGAag AACAGAGTGAATACGATGATAGCGCAGTATCAAACCCTGCTCAATTCCTATGGCGGCGATGTCGAGGACAAAAGTCAAACCTTGCTGCAGATCATCACAAAATTTGCGAACAGCTATTGTTGTACGATAGAAGGGACAGCGAGAAACATAGAAACTACTGAACTATGCGGTGGCGCTCGCATTTGCTACATATTTCATGAGACATTTGGCAAAACGCTCGATTCGATTAATCCACTGGCGGACCTTAGTAAAGTGGATATATTGACCGCTATACGCAATGCAACTGGTCCGAGACCAGCTCTCTTTGTACCGGAAGTTTCCTTTGAACTACTAGTTAAACGGCAAATACGAAAGTTGGAAGATCCTTCGTTACGGTGTGTTGAACTCGTGCATGAAGAAATGCAAAGTATAATACAACATTGTGGTACTGAAGTGCAACAAGAAATGCTGCGTTTCCCTAAACTGCATGAACGTATCGTCGATGTTGTTACACAATTGCTACGTAGACGACTCCCACATACTAATGCAATG gtAGAAAACTTGGTTGCGATAGAATTGGCATACATTAACACTAAGCATCCTGACTTTCACAAGGATGCAGCATTTGTGTCGTCTTTATTGAAGGATGCTGATGTAGATCATCTGAAGCACAACAAACGGTTAACTTCAGCATCCAGCACTATAATTACTAATGACACA ACTAAGGAACAACAAGGACAGCAAAATCACTGGCTGCTAAGTAATTTGCTACTCCAAGGAAGAACAGATTCTACTAGTTCCGCGGATGGCTCTCCGGTCAGAATGCGTGAAAACAATACACATCCAGCGATCGAACTACAGAAAGCATCCCCGCAACAAAAACCAGTAAATCTGCTTCCTGCTGTACCAATACAAACGTCACGAAAACTTAGCGATCGCGAGCAACGGGATTGTGATATTATCG AAAGACTCATAaggtcatatttttatattgtacgaAAGTCCATTCAGGATAGTGTACCAAAGGCTGTTATGCATTTCCTAGTCAACTACGTGAAAGATAATTTACAAAGCGAGCTTGTCACACATTTGTACAAATCGGATCAGGCTGAGGCCTTGTTGATTGAGAGCGAACACATTGCTGTTAGGCGCAAAGAAACAGCGGACATGCTTAAG GCATTGACTCAAGCGGGTCACATCATTAGTGAAATTAGAGAGACGCATATGTGGTAA
- the LOC105199795 gene encoding dynamin-1-like protein isoform X5 has translation MFLHTKNKIYKDFNDIRMEIEAETDRMAGGNKGICPEPINLKIYSTSVVNLTLIDLPGITKVPVGDQPEDIEAQIRELVLKYICSPNSIILAVVTANTDMATSESLKLSKDVDPDGRRTLAVVTKLDLMDAGTDAIDILCGRVIPVKLGIIGVVNRSQQDIMNNKSIQEALKDEATFLQRKYPTLANRNGTPYLAKTLNRLLMQHIRDCLPELKNRVNTMIAQYQTLLNSYGGDVEDKSQTLLQIITKFANSYCCTIEGTARNIETTELCGGARICYIFHETFGKTLDSINPLADLSKVDILTAIRNATGPRPALFVPEVSFELLVKRQIRKLEDPSLRCVELVHEEMQSIIQHCGTEVQQEMLRFPKLHERIVDVVTQLLRRRLPHTNAMVENLVAIELAYINTKHPDFHKDAAFVSSLLKDADVDHLKHNKRLTSASSTIITNDTGVYSNFAKEFSENSRFFQEFYSKFQSVKSVNNQDEMNSVSNQTKEQQGQQNHWLLSNLLLQGRTDSTSSADGSPVRMRENNTHPAIELQKASPQQKPVNLLPAVPIQTSRKLSDREQRDCDIIERLIRSYFYIVRKSIQDSVPKAVMHFLVNYVKDNLQSELVTHLYKSDQAEALLIESEHIAVRRKETADMLKALTQAGHIISEIRETHMW, from the exons ATGTTTTTGCACACAAAGAATAAGATTTACAAGGACTTCAACGATATTCGTATGGAGATCGAGGCTGAAACTGACAGAATGGCTGGAGGGAACAAAGGGATTTGTCCAGAACCAATTAACCTTAAGATATATTCAACATCTGTTGTTAATCTAACACTCATAGACTTACCTGGTATCACAAAAGTGCCAGTGGGTGATCAGCCGGAGGATATTGAGGCTCAGATACGTGAGCTTGTATTGAAGTACATATGTAGTCCTAACTCAATAATCTTAGCAGTTGTCACTGCCAATACCGACATGGCTACAAGTGAGAGTTTGAAGCTTAGTAAGGACGTCGATCCAGACGGCAGACGAACATTGGCAGTTGTTACAAAATTGGATCTTATGGATGCTg gAACTGATGCCATAGATATTCTATGTGGCAGAGTTATCCCAGTAAAACTGGGTATTATAGGTGTAGTTAATCGTTCTCAACAAGATATAATGAATAACAAAAGTATTCAGGAAGCATTGAAGGATGAGGCCACATTCTTGCAACGTAAATATCCAACATTGGCTAACAGAAACGGCACTCCTTACTTAGCAAAAACGCTTAATCGTTTACTTATGCAACATATTAGGGATTGTTTGCCGGAGTTGAag AACAGAGTGAATACGATGATAGCGCAGTATCAAACCCTGCTCAATTCCTATGGCGGCGATGTCGAGGACAAAAGTCAAACCTTGCTGCAGATCATCACAAAATTTGCGAACAGCTATTGTTGTACGATAGAAGGGACAGCGAGAAACATAGAAACTACTGAACTATGCGGTGGCGCTCGCATTTGCTACATATTTCATGAGACATTTGGCAAAACGCTCGATTCGATTAATCCACTGGCGGACCTTAGTAAAGTGGATATATTGACCGCTATACGCAATGCAACTGGTCCGAGACCAGCTCTCTTTGTACCGGAAGTTTCCTTTGAACTACTAGTTAAACGGCAAATACGAAAGTTGGAAGATCCTTCGTTACGGTGTGTTGAACTCGTGCATGAAGAAATGCAAAGTATAATACAACATTGTGGTACTGAAGTGCAACAAGAAATGCTGCGTTTCCCTAAACTGCATGAACGTATCGTCGATGTTGTTACACAATTGCTACGTAGACGACTCCCACATACTAATGCAATG gtAGAAAACTTGGTTGCGATAGAATTGGCATACATTAACACTAAGCATCCTGACTTTCACAAGGATGCAGCATTTGTGTCGTCTTTATTGAAGGATGCTGATGTAGATCATCTGAAGCACAACAAACGGTTAACTTCAGCATCCAGCACTATAATTACTAATGACACA GGTGTGTACtcaaattttgcaaaagaaTTCTCTGAAAATTCCCGGTttttccaggaattttattcaaaatttcag AGTGTAAAATCAGTCAATAATCAAGACGAGATGAACTCTGTTTCCAATCAGACTAAGGAACAACAAGGACAGCAAAATCACTGGCTGCTAAGTAATTTGCTACTCCAAGGAAGAACAGATTCTACTAGTTCCGCGGATGGCTCTCCGGTCAGAATGCGTGAAAACAATACACATCCAGCGATCGAACTACAGAAAGCATCCCCGCAACAAAAACCAGTAAATCTGCTTCCTGCTGTACCAATACAAACGTCACGAAAACTTAGCGATCGCGAGCAACGGGATTGTGATATTATCG AAAGACTCATAaggtcatatttttatattgtacgaAAGTCCATTCAGGATAGTGTACCAAAGGCTGTTATGCATTTCCTAGTCAACTACGTGAAAGATAATTTACAAAGCGAGCTTGTCACACATTTGTACAAATCGGATCAGGCTGAGGCCTTGTTGATTGAGAGCGAACACATTGCTGTTAGGCGCAAAGAAACAGCGGACATGCTTAAG GCATTGACTCAAGCGGGTCACATCATTAGTGAAATTAGAGAGACGCATATGTGGTAA